A DNA window from Enterobacter cloacae subsp. cloacae ATCC 13047 contains the following coding sequences:
- the focA gene encoding formate transporter FocA, protein MKADNPFDLLLPAAMAKVAEEAGVYKATKHPMKTFYLAITAGVFISIAFVFYITATTGTAAMPYGMAKLIGGICFSLGLILCVICGADLFTSTVLIVVAKASGRITWGQLARNWLNVYVGNLIGCLLFVLLMWLSGEYMTANGGWGLNVLQTADHKMHHTFIEAVALGILANLMVCLAVWMSYSGRSLMDKAMIMVLPVAMFVASGFEHSIANMFMIPMGIVIRNFASPEFWTAVGSTPESFSHLTIMNFITDNLIPVTIGNIIGGGLLVGLTYWVIYLRGDDHH, encoded by the coding sequence GTGAAAGCTGACAACCCTTTTGATCTTTTACTCCCTGCTGCGATGGCCAAAGTGGCCGAAGAAGCAGGTGTCTATAAAGCAACGAAACACCCGATGAAGACGTTCTATCTGGCGATCACGGCCGGTGTGTTCATCTCTATCGCGTTCGTCTTCTACATCACTGCCACCACCGGTACTGCCGCGATGCCTTACGGCATGGCCAAACTGATTGGCGGCATTTGCTTCTCACTGGGTCTGATTCTGTGCGTTATCTGCGGCGCCGACCTCTTCACCTCAACGGTGCTGATTGTCGTAGCAAAAGCCAGCGGAAGAATTACCTGGGGTCAACTGGCGCGCAACTGGCTTAACGTCTATGTTGGTAACCTGATTGGCTGTCTGCTCTTTGTTTTGTTGATGTGGCTCTCTGGCGAGTATATGACCGCCAACGGTGGCTGGGGACTGAACGTCCTGCAGACCGCAGACCACAAAATGCACCACACATTTATCGAAGCGGTTGCACTTGGCATCCTCGCGAACCTGATGGTCTGTCTGGCGGTATGGATGAGTTACTCCGGCCGTAGCCTGATGGACAAAGCCATGATTATGGTTCTGCCGGTTGCGATGTTTGTTGCCAGCGGCTTCGAGCACAGTATCGCGAACATGTTTATGATCCCAATGGGTATTGTAATCCGCAACTTTGCGAGCCCGGAGTTCTGGACTGCAGTTGGTTCAACCCCGGAAAGTTTCTCTCACCTGACTATTATGAATTTCATTACTGATAACCTGATCCCTGTCACTATCGGGAACATTATCGGTGGGGGTCTGTTAGTTGGGTTGACATACTGGGTCATTTACCTGCGTGGCGACGATCATCATTGA
- the pflB gene encoding formate C-acetyltransferase — MSELNEKLATAWEGFAKGDWQNEVNVRDFIQKNYTPYEGDESFLAGATEATTKLWDSVMEGVKLENRTHAPVDFDTSVASTITSHDAGYINKALEKIVGLQTEAPLKRAIIPFGGIKMVEGSCKAYNRELDPMLKKIFTEYRKTHNQGVFDVYTKDILNCRKSGVLTGLPDAYGRGRIIGDYRRVALYGIDFLMKDKYAQFVSLQSDLENGVNLEATIRLREEIAEQHRALGQIKEMAAKYGCDISGPATNAQEAIQWTYFGYLAAVKSQNGAAMSFGRVSTFLDAYIERDLKAGKITEQDAQEMIDHLVMKLRMVRFLRTPEYDELFSGDPIWATESIGGMGVDGRTLVTKNSFRFLNTLYTMGPSPEPNITVLWSEKLPLNFKKFAAKVSIDTSSLQYENDDLMRPDFNNDDYAIACCVSPMVVGKQMQFFGARANLAKTMLYAINGGVDEKLKMQVGPKSEPIKGDVLNYDEVMDRMDHFMDWLAKQYVTALNVIHYMHDKYSYEASLMALHDRDVIRTMACGIAGLSVAADSLSAIKYAKVKPIRDEDGLAIDFEIEGEYPQFGNNDARVDDMAVDLVERFMKKIQKLTTYRNAIPTQSVLTITSNVVYGKKTGNTPDGRRAGAPFGPGANPMHGRDQKGAVASLTSVAKLPFAYAKDGISYTFSIVPNALGKDDEVRKTNLAGLMDGYFHHEASIEGGQHLNVNVMNREMLLDAMEHPEKYPQLTIRVSGYAVRFNSLTKEQQQDVITRTFTQSM, encoded by the coding sequence ATGTCCGAGCTTAATGAAAAGTTAGCCACAGCCTGGGAAGGTTTTGCAAAAGGTGACTGGCAGAATGAAGTAAACGTACGTGACTTCATTCAGAAAAACTATACCCCGTATGAAGGTGACGAATCCTTCCTGGCTGGCGCAACTGAAGCGACCACCAAGCTGTGGGACAGCGTAATGGAAGGCGTAAAACTGGAAAACCGCACTCACGCGCCAGTTGATTTTGACACCTCCGTTGCTTCCACCATCACTTCTCACGATGCTGGTTACATCAACAAAGCCCTTGAGAAAATCGTTGGTCTGCAGACTGAAGCACCACTGAAACGTGCGATCATCCCGTTCGGTGGTATCAAAATGGTTGAAGGTTCCTGCAAAGCGTACAACCGCGAGCTGGACCCAATGCTGAAAAAAATCTTCACCGAATACCGTAAAACCCACAACCAGGGTGTATTCGATGTTTACACCAAAGACATTCTGAACTGCCGTAAATCCGGTGTTCTGACTGGTCTGCCAGATGCCTACGGCCGTGGCCGTATCATCGGTGACTACCGTCGCGTTGCGCTGTACGGTATCGACTTCCTGATGAAAGACAAATACGCGCAGTTCGTTTCCCTGCAGTCCGATCTGGAAAACGGCGTAAACCTGGAAGCCACCATCCGTCTGCGTGAAGAGATCGCTGAACAGCACCGTGCGCTGGGTCAGATCAAAGAGATGGCTGCTAAATATGGCTGCGATATCTCTGGTCCTGCAACTAACGCTCAGGAAGCTATCCAGTGGACCTACTTCGGCTACCTGGCCGCAGTTAAGTCTCAGAACGGTGCAGCAATGTCCTTCGGTCGCGTATCCACCTTCCTGGATGCGTACATCGAACGTGACCTGAAAGCAGGTAAAATCACCGAGCAAGACGCTCAGGAAATGATTGACCACCTGGTCATGAAACTGCGTATGGTTCGCTTCCTGCGTACCCCTGAGTATGATGAACTGTTCTCTGGTGACCCAATCTGGGCAACCGAATCTATCGGTGGTATGGGCGTAGATGGCCGTACTCTGGTCACCAAAAACAGCTTCCGCTTCCTGAACACCCTGTACACCATGGGTCCTTCTCCGGAGCCAAACATCACCGTTCTGTGGTCTGAAAAACTGCCTCTGAACTTCAAGAAATTCGCCGCTAAAGTGTCCATCGACACCTCTTCTCTGCAGTATGAGAACGATGACCTGATGCGTCCGGACTTCAACAACGACGACTACGCTATCGCATGCTGCGTAAGCCCAATGGTTGTTGGTAAACAAATGCAGTTCTTCGGTGCGCGTGCAAACCTGGCGAAAACCATGCTGTACGCTATCAACGGCGGCGTTGATGAAAAACTGAAAATGCAGGTTGGTCCTAAGTCTGAACCAATCAAAGGCGATGTGCTGAACTATGACGAAGTCATGGATCGCATGGATCACTTCATGGACTGGCTGGCGAAACAGTACGTTACTGCACTGAACGTTATCCACTACATGCACGACAAGTACAGCTACGAAGCCTCTCTGATGGCGCTGCATGACCGTGACGTTATCCGTACCATGGCGTGTGGTATCGCAGGTCTGTCCGTTGCTGCTGACTCCCTGTCTGCTATCAAATATGCGAAAGTTAAACCAATTCGTGACGAAGACGGTCTGGCTATCGACTTCGAAATCGAAGGCGAATATCCGCAGTTTGGTAACAACGACGCTCGCGTTGATGACATGGCGGTTGACCTGGTTGAACGTTTCATGAAGAAAATTCAGAAACTGACCACTTACCGTAACGCTATCCCGACTCAGTCTGTTCTGACCATCACCTCTAACGTTGTGTATGGTAAGAAAACCGGTAACACCCCAGATGGTCGTCGTGCTGGCGCGCCATTTGGCCCAGGTGCTAACCCAATGCATGGTCGTGACCAGAAAGGTGCGGTTGCCTCTCTGACTTCCGTTGCAAAACTGCCGTTTGCTTACGCGAAAGATGGTATCTCTTACACCTTCTCTATCGTGCCAAACGCGCTGGGTAAAGACGACGAAGTGCGTAAAACTAACCTCGCGGGTCTGATGGATGGTTACTTCCACCACGAAGCGTCCATCGAAGGTGGTCAACACCTGAACGTGAACGTCATGAACCGTGAAATGCTGCTCGACGCGATGGAACACCCTGAGAAATATCCTCAGCTGACCATCCGTGTATCTGGCTACGCAGTACGCTTTAACTCCCTGACTAAAGAACAGCAGCAGGACGTTATCACCCGTACTTTCACTCAGTCCATGTAA
- the pflA gene encoding pyruvate formate lyase 1-activating protein: MSIIGRIHSFESCGTVDGPGIRFITFFQGCLMRCLYCHNRDTWDTHGGKEVTVEDLMKEVVTYRHFMNASGGGVTASGGEAILQAEFVRDWFRACHKEGIHTCLDTNGFVRRYDPVIDELLDVTDLVMLDLKQMNDEIHQNLVGVSNHRTLEFAKYISAKGIKTWIRYVVVPGWSDDDDSAHRLGEFTRDMGNVEKIELLPYHELGKHKWVAMGEEYKLDGVKPPKKETMERVKGILEQYGHKVMY, encoded by the coding sequence ATGTCAATTATTGGTCGCATTCACTCCTTTGAATCCTGTGGCACTGTTGATGGCCCGGGCATCCGTTTTATCACCTTTTTCCAGGGCTGCCTGATGCGCTGCCTGTACTGCCATAACCGTGACACATGGGATACGCACGGCGGCAAAGAAGTGACCGTTGAAGATCTGATGAAAGAGGTGGTGACTTACCGCCACTTTATGAACGCGTCCGGCGGGGGCGTCACCGCATCCGGTGGTGAAGCCATTCTTCAGGCGGAATTTGTGCGCGACTGGTTCCGCGCCTGCCACAAAGAAGGCATACACACCTGTCTCGACACGAACGGGTTTGTGCGCCGCTACGATCCGGTCATCGATGAATTGCTTGACGTCACCGACCTGGTCATGCTCGATCTCAAACAGATGAATGATGAGATCCACCAGAACCTGGTTGGCGTATCCAACCACCGTACGCTGGAGTTCGCCAAATATATTTCAGCCAAGGGCATCAAAACCTGGATCCGCTATGTCGTCGTTCCTGGCTGGTCTGATGATGATGATTCCGCACATCGCCTGGGCGAATTTACCCGCGATATGGGCAACGTCGAGAAAATTGAGCTTCTGCCCTACCATGAGCTGGGTAAACATAAATGGGTGGCGATGGGTGAAGAATATAAGCTTGATGGTGTTAAGCCGCCGAAGAAAGAGACGATGGAGCGCGTGAAAGGTATTCTGGAACAATACGGACACAAGGTCATGTATTAA
- a CDS encoding anti-virulence regulator CigR family protein, protein MATRRLTTTALAVVLSLTFATSPVMANPGNGNGGGGHGNSGGQGNGGNHGNGNSGNHGNGMSDTHGNKKSGLDNPGKSNKSVSDDVAARVSFDHARHLAVNYGLTGYESLPPGIAKNLARGKPLPPGIAKKTVPASMLGQLPNYPGYEWRVVGDDLVLVALSTAIVTSIINGVFK, encoded by the coding sequence ATGGCTACACGTCGTTTAACCACTACCGCACTGGCAGTAGTGTTGTCTTTAACGTTTGCTACATCACCGGTCATGGCTAACCCTGGAAACGGGAATGGCGGTGGTGGTCACGGTAACAGTGGCGGACAAGGTAATGGCGGTAATCACGGCAACGGGAATTCCGGCAATCATGGCAACGGAATGTCCGATACTCATGGCAATAAAAAAAGTGGTCTGGACAACCCGGGTAAATCGAATAAAAGCGTCAGCGATGATGTCGCAGCTCGCGTGAGCTTCGATCATGCTCGCCATCTGGCAGTGAACTATGGATTAACGGGGTATGAATCGCTGCCTCCGGGCATCGCTAAAAACCTCGCGCGCGGCAAACCACTGCCTCCAGGTATTGCGAAGAAAACCGTGCCAGCCTCCATGCTGGGCCAGCTCCCTAACTATCCTGGCTATGAATGGCGCGTGGTCGGTGACGATCTGGTCCTGGTTGCGCTGAGTACTGCGATTGTGACTTCCATTATTAATGGTGTCTTTAAATAA
- a CDS encoding MFS transporter: MTIYTRPVLLLLCGLLLLTLAIAVLNTLVPLWLAHENLPTWQVGMVSSSFFTGNLLGTLMTGSLIKRVGFNRSYYLASLIFAAGCAGLGLMVGFWSWMIWRFIAGVGCAMIWVVVESALMCSGTSRNRGRLLAAYMMVYYVGTVLGQLMVSKLPTDLMSVLPWVTGMVLAAILPLLFTRIVNQNSEHQEATHVWPMLRLRQARLGVNGCIISGIVLGSLYGLMPLYLNHQGVSDSGIGFWMAVMVSAGIVGQWPIGRLADRFGRLLVLRVQVFVVIMGCLAMLSNAAMAPALFILGAAGFTLYPVAMAWACEKVEHHQLVAMNQALLLSYTIGSLLGPTFTAMLMQNYSDNLLFIMIASVSFIYLLMLLRKAGEHPTPVAHA, encoded by the coding sequence ATGACCATCTATACCCGGCCAGTGCTCCTGTTGCTCTGTGGCCTGCTTTTGTTGACCCTGGCGATCGCAGTGTTGAATACGCTCGTCCCGCTATGGCTTGCCCATGAAAACTTACCAACCTGGCAGGTGGGTATGGTCAGCTCGTCCTTTTTCACGGGGAACCTGCTGGGCACGCTGATGACAGGGAGCCTGATTAAACGCGTTGGCTTTAACCGCAGCTATTATCTGGCCTCGCTGATTTTCGCTGCCGGCTGTGCCGGGCTGGGCCTGATGGTCGGCTTCTGGAGCTGGATGATCTGGCGCTTTATCGCTGGCGTAGGCTGCGCGATGATTTGGGTCGTGGTGGAAAGTGCGCTGATGTGCAGCGGTACCTCGCGCAACCGGGGACGTCTGCTGGCAGCGTATATGATGGTCTATTACGTCGGAACCGTGCTTGGGCAATTAATGGTCAGCAAACTGCCGACCGACCTGATGAGCGTTCTGCCGTGGGTAACGGGCATGGTCCTGGCGGCGATCCTGCCGCTGCTCTTTACACGCATTGTGAATCAGAACAGTGAGCATCAGGAAGCGACCCACGTCTGGCCGATGCTGAGATTGCGACAGGCGCGTCTGGGCGTGAACGGCTGCATCATCTCCGGGATTGTTCTGGGGTCGCTTTATGGCCTGATGCCGCTCTATCTGAACCATCAGGGCGTCAGTGATTCCGGGATCGGCTTCTGGATGGCGGTAATGGTCAGCGCGGGCATCGTCGGACAGTGGCCGATTGGCCGTCTGGCAGACCGTTTTGGGCGTCTGCTGGTATTGCGCGTTCAGGTCTTCGTGGTGATCATGGGTTGCCTTGCCATGCTCAGCAATGCCGCGATGGCGCCAGCGCTGTTTATTCTGGGGGCGGCAGGCTTCACACTTTATCCGGTCGCGATGGCCTGGGCTTGTGAAAAAGTTGAACATCACCAGCTGGTGGCGATGAACCAGGCGCTGTTATTAAGCTATACCATTGGCAGTTTGCTGGGGCCGACATTCACCGCGATGCTGATGCAGAATTATTCCGACAATTTGCTGTTTATCATGATTGCCAGCGTGTCGTTTATTTATCTCTTAATGCTACTGCGCAAAGCGGGCGAACATCCCACGCCAGTGGCGCATGCCTGA
- a CDS encoding dimethyl sulfoxide reductase anchor subunit family protein — MGSGWHEWPLMIFTVFGQCVAGGFIVLALALLKGDLKAEQQQRVVLSMFGLWVLMGIGFIASTLHLGSPMRAFNSLNRVGASSLSNEIASGAIFFAVGGLGWLLAALKKLPAGLRNVWLIVTMVLGVVFVWMMVRVYNTIDTVPTWYSVWTPMSFFLTMFIGGPLLGYLLLRVAGVDGWAMRLLPAVSLLALVVSTMVALMQGAELATIHSSIQQASALVPDYGSLMAWRVVLLAVALVCWIAPQLKGYQPALPLLSVAFVLVLAGELIGRGVFYGLHMTVGMAIAS; from the coding sequence ATGGGAAGTGGATGGCATGAATGGCCGCTGATGATCTTCACGGTCTTTGGGCAGTGCGTGGCGGGTGGTTTTATTGTGCTCGCGCTGGCGTTACTGAAAGGCGATTTGAAAGCTGAACAGCAGCAGCGCGTGGTGCTGAGTATGTTTGGTCTGTGGGTATTGATGGGGATCGGTTTTATTGCCTCTACGCTGCACCTCGGCTCGCCAATGCGCGCGTTCAACTCTCTCAATCGCGTGGGGGCATCCTCACTGAGTAACGAAATTGCCAGCGGGGCGATCTTCTTTGCCGTCGGTGGGCTGGGGTGGCTGCTGGCAGCCCTGAAAAAGCTTCCTGCGGGGCTGCGCAACGTGTGGCTGATCGTGACAATGGTGCTGGGCGTGGTCTTCGTGTGGATGATGGTGCGGGTTTATAACACCATCGATACCGTTCCCACCTGGTATAGCGTCTGGACGCCAATGAGTTTCTTCCTGACGATGTTTATCGGTGGGCCGCTGCTGGGCTACCTGCTGCTGCGCGTGGCGGGTGTGGACGGTTGGGCGATGCGTCTGCTTCCCGCCGTTTCGCTGTTGGCGCTGGTGGTGAGCACGATGGTTGCGCTGATGCAGGGCGCTGAGCTGGCAACCATTCACAGCTCCATTCAGCAGGCCTCAGCCCTGGTGCCAGATTACGGTTCTCTGATGGCCTGGCGTGTGGTGTTGCTGGCTGTTGCGCTGGTGTGCTGGATTGCCCCTCAGCTTAAAGGTTATCAGCCCGCACTGCCGTTACTGTCAGTGGCCTTTGTGCTGGTGCTGGCAGGGGAGTTGATCGGTCGCGGTGTGTTTTACGGCCTGCATATGACGGTAGGCATGGCTATCGCCAGCTGA
- the dmsB gene encoding dimethylsulfoxide reductase iron-sulfur subunit DmsB, translating into MTTQYGFFIDSSRCTGCKTCELACKDYKDLTPDVSFRRIYEYAGGDWQEDNGVWHQNVFAYYLSIACNHCEDPACTKVCPSGAMHKRDDGFVVVDEDVCIGCRYCHMACPYGAPQYNAAKGHMTKCDGCHDRVAEGKKPICVESCPLRALDFGPIDELRKKHGQLAAVAPLPSAHFTKPSIVIKPNANSRPTGDTTGYLANPKEV; encoded by the coding sequence ATGACAACCCAGTATGGATTTTTTATTGACTCCAGCCGTTGCACCGGGTGCAAAACCTGCGAGCTGGCCTGCAAGGATTACAAAGACCTGACCCCGGACGTCAGCTTCCGCCGGATCTACGAATACGCGGGCGGCGACTGGCAGGAGGATAACGGCGTCTGGCATCAGAACGTCTTTGCCTATTACCTGTCGATTGCCTGTAACCATTGTGAAGACCCGGCCTGCACCAAAGTGTGCCCGAGCGGGGCAATGCACAAGCGTGACGACGGGTTTGTGGTGGTGGATGAGGATGTCTGCATCGGCTGCCGCTACTGCCATATGGCCTGCCCGTACGGTGCGCCGCAGTACAACGCCGCCAAAGGCCACATGACCAAGTGCGACGGCTGCCACGACCGCGTCGCAGAGGGCAAAAAGCCGATTTGCGTGGAGTCCTGTCCGCTGCGCGCGCTGGACTTCGGCCCGATTGACGAGCTGCGTAAAAAACACGGTCAGCTTGCGGCCGTCGCGCCACTGCCGTCCGCGCACTTCACCAAGCCGAGCATTGTGATTAAACCTAACGCCAACAGCCGCCCGACGGGAGATACCACCGGCTATCTGGCAAACCCGAAGGAGGTGTGA
- the dmsA gene encoding dimethylsulfoxide reductase subunit A, producing MKIKAPEALMAAEVTRRGLMKTTAIGGLAVASSAFTLPFTRLASAADALSPATAPENVVWSACTVNCGSRCPLRMHVVDGEIKYVETDNTGDDNYDGLHQVRACLRGRSMRRRVYNPDRLKYPMKRVGKRGEGKFERISWDEAYDIIASNMQRLIKEYGNESIYLNYGTGTLGGTLTRSWPPGKTLVARLMNCCGGYLNHYGDYSSAQIAAGLNYTYGGWADGNSPSDIENSKLVVLFGNNPGETRMSGGGVTYYLEQARAKSNARMIIIDPRYTDTGAGREDEWIPIRPGTDAALVSALAWVMITEDLVDQPFLDKYCVGYDEKTLPASAPANGHYKAYILGQGSDGVAKTPEWASKITGIPAERIVQLAREIGSAKPAYISQGWGPQRHANGEIATRAISMLSILTGNVGINGGNSGAREGSYSLPFERMPTLENPVQTSISMFMWTDAIERGPEMTALRDGVRGKDKLDVPIKMIWNYAGNCLINQHSEINRTHEILQDDKKCEMIVVIDCHMTSSAKYADILLPDCTASEQMDFALDASCGNMSYVIFTDQAIKPRFECKTIYEMTSELAKRLGVEQQFTEGRTQEEWMRHLHELSRKAIPDLPDFDTFRKQGIYKQRDPQGHHVAYKAFRDDPQANPLTTPSGKIEIYSEELANIAATWELPEGDVIDPLPIYTPGFENYNDPLTAKFPLQLTGFHYKARVHSTYGNVDVLKAACRQEMWINPMDAKARGISNGDRVRIFNGRGEVHIEAKVTPRMMPGVVALGEGAWYSPDANRIDQAGSINVLTTQRPSPLAKGNPSHTNLVQVEKV from the coding sequence ATGAAAATCAAAGCGCCTGAAGCGTTAATGGCTGCCGAGGTCACTCGCCGTGGGTTGATGAAAACCACGGCAATTGGCGGTCTCGCCGTTGCCAGCAGTGCCTTCACTCTCCCTTTTACCCGACTGGCGTCGGCGGCGGATGCGTTGTCCCCGGCTACGGCCCCGGAAAACGTGGTGTGGAGCGCCTGTACCGTAAACTGTGGTAGCCGTTGTCCATTACGTATGCATGTGGTGGATGGCGAGATCAAATACGTCGAAACCGACAATACCGGTGACGATAACTACGACGGCTTGCATCAGGTTCGCGCCTGTCTGCGTGGCCGCTCAATGCGCCGCCGGGTTTATAACCCGGACCGTCTGAAGTACCCGATGAAACGCGTCGGTAAGCGCGGGGAAGGGAAGTTCGAGCGCATCAGCTGGGATGAAGCTTACGATATCATCGCCAGCAATATGCAGCGTCTGATAAAAGAGTACGGTAACGAATCCATCTACCTGAACTACGGCACCGGAACGCTCGGGGGAACGCTGACCCGCTCCTGGCCACCGGGCAAAACGCTGGTGGCGCGCTTGATGAACTGCTGCGGCGGTTATCTCAATCACTACGGTGACTACTCTTCTGCACAGATTGCTGCCGGCCTGAACTACACCTACGGTGGCTGGGCAGACGGTAACAGCCCGTCCGATATCGAAAACAGTAAACTGGTGGTGCTTTTCGGTAACAACCCTGGTGAAACGCGGATGAGCGGCGGTGGGGTAACCTATTACCTTGAACAGGCTCGCGCCAAATCTAACGCCCGGATGATCATCATTGATCCGCGTTATACCGATACGGGGGCAGGCCGGGAAGATGAGTGGATCCCTATTCGCCCGGGTACCGATGCGGCGCTGGTCAGCGCGCTGGCGTGGGTCATGATCACCGAGGACCTTGTCGATCAGCCATTCCTCGATAAATACTGCGTCGGCTATGACGAGAAAACCCTGCCCGCCAGTGCGCCTGCCAACGGGCATTACAAGGCGTATATTCTGGGCCAGGGCAGTGACGGCGTGGCGAAGACCCCGGAGTGGGCATCAAAAATCACCGGGATACCGGCGGAACGTATTGTCCAGCTGGCGCGTGAAATCGGTTCAGCGAAACCGGCCTATATCAGCCAGGGCTGGGGGCCACAGCGTCACGCGAATGGCGAAATCGCCACTCGTGCTATTTCGATGCTGTCCATTCTGACCGGTAACGTGGGTATTAATGGTGGGAATAGTGGCGCGCGCGAAGGTTCCTATTCGCTGCCGTTTGAACGGATGCCAACCCTGGAAAACCCGGTTCAGACAAGTATCTCCATGTTTATGTGGACCGACGCCATTGAGCGCGGGCCGGAGATGACCGCCCTGCGCGATGGCGTACGGGGCAAAGACAAGCTGGATGTGCCGATCAAGATGATCTGGAACTATGCCGGTAACTGCCTTATTAACCAGCACTCGGAGATCAACCGCACCCACGAAATCCTGCAGGATGACAAGAAGTGCGAGATGATTGTGGTGATCGACTGCCACATGACCTCATCGGCGAAATATGCGGATATTCTGCTGCCGGATTGCACCGCCTCGGAGCAGATGGATTTCGCGCTGGATGCCTCCTGCGGCAACATGTCCTACGTGATCTTCACCGACCAGGCCATCAAACCGCGTTTCGAGTGCAAAACCATCTATGAGATGACCTCTGAGCTGGCGAAACGTCTTGGCGTCGAACAACAGTTCACAGAAGGCCGCACTCAGGAAGAGTGGATGCGTCATTTGCATGAACTTTCCCGTAAAGCGATCCCTGACCTGCCGGATTTCGATACCTTCCGCAAGCAGGGCATCTATAAACAGCGCGATCCGCAAGGGCACCACGTGGCGTACAAAGCCTTCCGCGACGATCCGCAGGCGAATCCGCTGACCACGCCATCGGGCAAAATCGAGATTTACTCCGAAGAGCTGGCAAACATTGCCGCAACCTGGGAATTGCCGGAAGGGGATGTTATCGATCCCCTGCCGATCTACACGCCCGGGTTTGAAAACTATAACGATCCGCTGACCGCAAAATTCCCGCTGCAACTGACCGGATTCCACTACAAAGCGCGCGTTCACTCCACCTACGGCAACGTTGATGTGCTGAAAGCCGCCTGCCGCCAGGAGATGTGGATTAACCCGATGGATGCGAAAGCGCGAGGCATCAGCAATGGCGATCGCGTGCGTATCTTTAACGGTCGCGGCGAGGTGCATATTGAAGCCAAAGTGACGCCGCGCATGATGCCTGGCGTTGTCGCGCTGGGGGAAGGCGCGTGGTACAGCCCGGATGCAAACCGCATCGACCAGGCTGGCAGTATTAACGTACTGACCACGCAGCGCCCGTCGCCGCTGGCGAAAGGCAACCCGTCCCACACAAACCTTGTTCAGGTTGAGAAGGTGTAA
- the serS gene encoding serine--tRNA ligase encodes MLDPNLLRNEPDAVAEKLARRGFKLDVDKLRALEERRKVLQVQTENLQAERNSRSKSIGQAKARGEDIEPLRLEVNKLGEELDQAKAELDVLQAEIRDIALAIPNIPDDSVPVGKDENDNVEVKRWGTPREFDFEVRDHVTLGEMHAGLDFAAAVKLTGSRFVVMKGQIAHLHRALAQFMLDLHTEQHGYSETYVPYLVNHDTLYGTGQLPKFAGDLFHTRPLDEEADSSNYALIPTAEVPLTNLVRDEIIDEDDLPIKLTAHSPCFRSEAGSYGRDTRGLIRMHQFDKVEMVQIVRPEESMDALEEMTGHAEKVLELLGLPYRRMALCTGDMGFGACKTFDLEVWVPAQNTYREISSCSNVWDFQARRMQARCRSKSDKKTRLVHTLNGSGLAVGRTLVAVLENYQQADGRIEIPEVLRPYMKGQQYIG; translated from the coding sequence ATGCTCGATCCCAATCTGCTGCGTAATGAGCCAGACGCAGTCGCTGAAAAACTGGCACGCCGGGGCTTTAAGCTGGATGTAGATAAGCTGCGCGCTCTTGAAGAGCGTCGTAAAGTTCTGCAGGTACAAACTGAAAATCTGCAGGCAGAGCGTAACTCTCGATCGAAGTCCATCGGCCAGGCGAAAGCGCGCGGGGAAGACATTGAGCCATTACGCCTGGAAGTGAACAAACTGGGTGAAGAGCTGGACCAGGCGAAAGCTGAACTGGACGTTCTTCAGGCCGAAATCCGTGATATCGCCCTGGCTATCCCGAACATTCCTGACGACAGCGTTCCTGTCGGTAAAGACGAAAACGACAACGTTGAAGTGAAACGCTGGGGTACGCCTCGTGAGTTCGACTTCGAGGTTCGCGATCACGTTACTCTGGGCGAAATGCACGCGGGCCTGGACTTTGCGGCAGCCGTGAAGCTGACCGGTTCTCGCTTCGTGGTGATGAAAGGTCAGATTGCTCATCTGCACCGTGCGCTGGCACAGTTCATGCTGGATCTGCACACTGAGCAGCACGGTTACAGCGAAACCTACGTTCCGTATCTGGTTAACCACGATACTCTGTACGGTACCGGACAACTGCCGAAATTTGCCGGCGATCTATTCCATACCCGTCCGCTGGACGAGGAAGCCGACAGCAGCAACTACGCGCTGATCCCAACCGCGGAAGTGCCGCTGACCAACCTCGTGCGTGATGAGATCATCGACGAAGACGACCTGCCAATCAAACTGACGGCGCACTCTCCGTGCTTCCGCTCTGAAGCGGGTTCTTACGGCCGTGACACGCGTGGTCTGATCCGTATGCACCAGTTCGATAAAGTTGAGATGGTACAGATCGTTCGTCCGGAAGAGTCCATGGACGCGCTGGAAGAGATGACCGGCCACGCGGAGAAAGTGCTGGAGCTGCTCGGTCTGCCGTACCGTCGTATGGCGCTGTGCACCGGTGATATGGGCTTTGGCGCCTGCAAAACCTTCGATCTGGAAGTGTGGGTACCCGCGCAGAACACCTACCGTGAAATCTCCTCCTGCTCTAACGTCTGGGATTTCCAGGCGCGTCGTATGCAGGCACGCTGCCGCAGCAAGTCCGACAAGAAAACCCGTCTGGTGCATACCCTGAACGGCTCTGGTCTGGCTGTTGGCCGTACGCTGGTTGCCGTGCTGGAAAACTATCAGCAGGCAGACGGACGTATTGAGATCCCTGAAGTACTGCGCCCATACATGAAAGGCCAGCAGTACATCGGCTAA